A single genomic interval of Eriocheir sinensis breed Jianghai 21 chromosome 33, ASM2467909v1, whole genome shotgun sequence harbors:
- the LOC127006848 gene encoding merozoite surface protein CMZ-8-like codes for MRSAGKLDSDQARHVSTASERHISQSGLNKNLVTPATPQTVPTPQKTPQMALHTSVKPQPDAPQTPQTVPTPQKTPQMALHTSVKSQPDAPQTPQTAPYSPPTLQTAHKTPTPQNTPQQHPRRPSTPQKHPRRPFKSPKHSTKIPDGPGHTPATPQTALHTSVPPPQDTQLREGI; via the exons ATGAGGTCAGCGGGCAAACTCGACAGTGACCAAGCGCGACACGTCTCCACGGCTTCGG AACGTCATATATCACAAAGTGGACTCAACAAGAACCTAGTGACCCCAGCAACACCCCAGACGGTCCCCACACCCCAGAAAACACCCCAGATGGCCCTCCATACCTCAGTAAAACCCCAGCCAGATGCCCCGCAAACACCCCAGACGGTCCCTACACCCCAGAAAACACCCCAGATGGCCCTCCATACCTCAGTAAAATCCCAGCCAGATGCCCCGCAAACACCCCAGACGGCCCCGTACTCTCCACCAACACTCCAGACGGCCCACAAAACCCCGACACCCCAAAACACACCCCAGCAACATCCCAGACGGCCTTCCACTCCCCAGAAACACCCCAGACGGCCCTTCAAGTCCCCCAAACACTCCACCAAAATCCCAGACGGTCCAGGACACACCCCAGCAACACCCCAGACGGCCCTCCACACCTCAGTACCGCCACCCCAGGACACACAGCTGAGGGAG GGAATCTAA